The Pseudomonas parafulva genome includes a window with the following:
- a CDS encoding response regulator transcription factor, with protein MTNVLIVEDHPIVRLSLRMLLEHERFNVIAEVGNGSEVAQMARELKPDVVILDIGLPGLDGMEVIKRLQSLDQVPKIMVLTGQATDLYVRRCLDAGIGAFVTKEEDHEALLFALKALVKGYSTFPQMSVNSNSLESEPVRLASLSNREMEVLRRLTRGESNKNIGSCMNLSAKTISTYRGRIMEKLKTESLVEMVDLAKRNHVY; from the coding sequence ATGACCAACGTGCTGATCGTGGAGGACCACCCCATCGTCCGCTTATCTTTGCGCATGCTGCTCGAACATGAACGTTTCAATGTGATCGCAGAAGTGGGCAATGGCAGTGAAGTCGCGCAAATGGCACGCGAGCTGAAACCGGACGTGGTGATTCTGGACATCGGTTTGCCTGGGCTGGACGGCATGGAAGTCATCAAGCGCCTGCAATCGCTCGATCAGGTGCCCAAAATCATGGTCCTCACCGGCCAGGCAACAGACTTGTATGTACGCCGCTGTCTGGACGCAGGCATCGGCGCATTCGTGACCAAGGAGGAAGATCACGAAGCCTTGCTGTTCGCGCTCAAGGCCCTGGTAAAAGGCTATTCGACGTTCCCGCAGATGTCGGTCAACAGCAATTCGCTGGAAAGCGAGCCGGTGCGCTTGGCGAGCCTTTCCAACCGCGAAATGGAAGTCCTCAGGCGCCTGACACGTGGAGAAAGCAACAAGAACATCGGCAGCTGCATGAACCTCAGCGCCAAAACCATCAGCACCTACCGCGGCCGGATCATGGAAAAACTCAAGACCGAGTCACTGGTGGAGATGGTCGATCTCGCCAAGCGTAACCACGTCTACTGA
- a CDS encoding DUF1272 domain-containing protein, which yields MLELRPNCECCDAALPGDSLDAFICSFECTFCRGCAQERLQGRCPNCQGMLAARPARIGKSLVEHPASSARVSKVHTACS from the coding sequence ATGCTGGAATTGCGCCCCAACTGCGAGTGCTGTGACGCCGCCCTGCCCGGTGACAGCCTCGATGCCTTCATCTGCTCCTTCGAGTGCACCTTTTGCCGAGGGTGTGCGCAGGAACGTTTGCAAGGTCGATGCCCCAACTGCCAGGGGATGCTTGCAGCTCGACCCGCGCGGATTGGCAAATCTTTGGTTGAGCACCCTGCATCGTCAGCACGCGTAAGTAAAGTACACACAGCGTGTAGCTGA
- the cobM gene encoding precorrin-4 C(11)-methyltransferase: protein MTVYFIGAGPGDPELITVKGQRLIRTCPVIIYAGSLVPLAVLEGHCADTLINSAELHLEQIIDAIECAHAQGKDVARVHSGDPSLYGAIGEQIRHLQRLGIDYQIVPGVTAVAASAALLGCELTLPDVAQSVILTRFADSSPMPAGEQLEALARHGTTLAIHLGVKHLARIVEQLLPHYGGDCPVAVVYRATWPDQNWVRGTLDDIVERATVKGYRRTALILVGRVLGDTPFAESALYRAGHAHLYRV, encoded by the coding sequence ATGACGGTTTACTTCATCGGCGCCGGCCCCGGCGACCCCGAGCTGATCACGGTCAAGGGGCAGCGCCTGATTCGCACCTGCCCTGTCATCATCTATGCCGGCTCTCTGGTCCCCCTTGCCGTTCTGGAAGGCCACTGCGCCGATACCCTGATCAACAGCGCAGAGCTGCACCTCGAGCAGATCATCGATGCCATCGAGTGCGCCCATGCGCAGGGCAAGGATGTCGCGCGTGTGCACAGCGGTGATCCGAGCCTTTATGGCGCCATCGGTGAACAGATCCGCCATCTGCAGCGTCTTGGCATCGACTATCAGATTGTGCCAGGCGTCACCGCCGTGGCTGCCAGCGCCGCGTTACTGGGATGCGAACTGACCTTGCCCGACGTCGCCCAGAGCGTGATCCTGACCCGCTTCGCAGACAGCTCGCCCATGCCAGCCGGCGAGCAGCTGGAGGCGCTTGCGCGCCATGGCACGACGCTAGCCATTCACCTGGGGGTCAAGCACCTGGCACGCATCGTCGAACAGCTACTGCCTCACTACGGTGGCGACTGCCCCGTTGCCGTGGTCTACCGCGCCACTTGGCCGGACCAGAATTGGGTGCGAGGCACACTGGACGACATCGTCGAGCGCGCCACTGTCAAAGGTTATCGCCGCACCGCGTTGATTCTGGTGGGCCGAGTACTGGGCGACACGCCATTCGCCGAATCGGCCCTTTACCGTGCGGGGCATGCGCACCTTTACCGCGTCTAG
- a CDS encoding cobalamin biosynthesis protein: MKPFYVGFGCRRGCPMDSLLTLLEQGLAQRGLDPAHLHGIASIDLKAHEPGLHALASHLALPLVFYPAPHLNRFETHLSHRSAVAYAHSGCWGVAESAALAMADQYNGDPQLLVTRRTLGPATLAIAH; encoded by the coding sequence GTGAAGCCGTTCTACGTAGGGTTTGGCTGCCGCAGGGGTTGCCCGATGGACAGCTTGTTGACCTTGCTCGAACAAGGCCTCGCCCAGCGAGGCCTGGACCCTGCGCACCTTCACGGTATCGCCAGCATCGATCTCAAGGCGCACGAGCCAGGGCTGCATGCACTGGCCAGCCACCTGGCGCTGCCCTTGGTGTTCTACCCTGCACCGCACTTGAATCGCTTCGAAACGCATCTGAGCCATCGCTCAGCCGTCGCCTATGCGCACAGCGGGTGCTGGGGCGTGGCAGAGAGTGCAGCGCTGGCCATGGCTGACCAGTACAATGGCGACCCGCAACTGCTGGTCACGCGTCGAACGCTGGGCCCTGCGACCCTGGCCATCGCTCACTGA
- a CDS encoding CbtA family protein, which produces MITHIARTAGFSGLLAALLLTVLQSLWVSPLILEAETYEASAPAHAHAHAQDTEAAHEHSDEAWSPEEGWQRTLSTTGGNLVVAVGFALILAGLYSLRQPRTTASGAAWGLAGFAVFCLAPTLGLPPELPGTAAADLAQRQVWWAGAAGATAVGLALLVFARHWALKGVGVIVLLLPHVMGAPQPEVHQSLAPAALETQFQLASWLTNAAFWLALGLISAALYRRFSRPE; this is translated from the coding sequence ATGATCACGCACATTGCCCGTACGGCGGGCTTCAGCGGACTGCTGGCGGCACTGCTGCTGACCGTGCTGCAAAGTTTGTGGGTCAGCCCGCTGATCCTGGAAGCGGAGACATACGAGGCATCGGCCCCGGCACATGCCCATGCCCATGCCCAAGATACCGAGGCTGCCCATGAGCACAGTGACGAGGCCTGGTCACCCGAAGAGGGTTGGCAGCGCACGCTCTCGACCACCGGCGGCAACCTGGTCGTGGCGGTGGGGTTCGCTTTGATACTGGCTGGCTTGTACAGCCTGCGCCAACCGCGCACCACGGCCAGTGGTGCTGCCTGGGGCCTGGCCGGTTTCGCCGTGTTCTGCCTGGCGCCCACGCTCGGGCTGCCGCCGGAGCTGCCGGGCACCGCTGCGGCGGACTTGGCGCAACGCCAGGTCTGGTGGGCTGGCGCCGCGGGTGCCACGGCCGTGGGCCTGGCACTGCTGGTATTTGCCCGCCACTGGGCCTTGAAGGGGGTGGGCGTCATTGTCCTGCTGCTGCCGCACGTGATGGGTGCTCCTCAGCCTGAAGTGCACCAGAGTTTGGCTCCAGCGGCGCTGGAGACTCAGTTCCAGCTGGCGTCCTGGCTCACCAATGCAGCATTCTGGCTTGCCCTTGGCCTGATCAGCGCAGCGCTGTATCGCCGCTTCAGCCGACCAGAGTGA
- a CDS encoding CbtB domain-containing protein, whose protein sequence is MPVTTRPHVTSIVAPVSLSQRIVVAVSASLLGLCLVYFAGFSHIEAVHNAAHDTRHSAAFPCH, encoded by the coding sequence ATGCCCGTCACAACCCGTCCGCACGTTACCAGTATCGTTGCCCCCGTATCTCTCAGCCAACGCATTGTCGTCGCTGTGAGCGCCAGCCTGCTGGGCTTGTGCCTGGTCTACTTTGCCGGCTTCTCGCACATCGAAGCTGTTCACAACGCTGCGCATGACACCCGTCACAGCGCCGCCTTCCCCTGCCACTGA
- a CDS encoding GNAT family N-acetyltransferase, translating to MSLVIRPALRTDAQQILDFITELAEYERARDEVLATPQDIERSLFDAGSTVHCLMAEREGRAIGFAIYFYSYSTWLGRNGIYLEDLYITPNDRGDGAGRQLLRHIAKQAVAQGCGRLEWSVLDWNEPAIGFYDALGAQPQNEWLRYRLDGERLIAFAQQ from the coding sequence ATGAGTCTTGTAATTCGCCCTGCCCTACGCACTGACGCCCAACAGATTCTGGATTTCATTACCGAATTGGCCGAGTACGAGCGCGCCCGCGACGAAGTGCTGGCCACTCCCCAGGACATCGAGCGCAGCCTGTTCGACGCAGGCAGCACCGTTCATTGCCTGATGGCCGAACGTGAGGGCCGTGCGATTGGTTTTGCCATTTACTTCTACAGTTACTCGACCTGGCTTGGGCGCAATGGCATCTACCTGGAAGACCTCTACATCACCCCAAACGACCGTGGCGATGGCGCCGGACGTCAGTTGCTCAGGCACATTGCCAAGCAGGCGGTTGCCCAAGGCTGCGGCCGTCTGGAATGGAGTGTGCTGGATTGGAACGAGCCGGCCATTGGGTTTTATGACGCACTAGGGGCGCAACCGCAGAACGAGTGGCTACGGTATCGGCTCGATGGCGAGCGGCTAATCGCCTTCGCTCAGCAATGA
- a CDS encoding LysE family translocator, whose amino-acid sequence MLASLDLLIAFVLFAFVSSITPGPNNTMLLASGVNFGVRRSVPHALGVSVGFMVMVLAVGLGLGEVFKAWPALYTVLRYAGAGYLLYLAWKIATSGPVGTASAAEPKPIGFWAAAAFQWVNPKAWVMAIGAITTYTPAQGYVANVVVISALFALVNLPSVGVWVMFGSALRGLLQNPRWLMLFNVLMAALLVISLYPLLFVESAFHP is encoded by the coding sequence ATGCTCGCCTCGCTCGACCTGCTGATCGCCTTCGTCCTGTTCGCATTCGTTTCTTCCATCACTCCTGGGCCCAACAACACCATGCTATTGGCTTCGGGCGTGAATTTCGGTGTGCGCCGCTCGGTGCCACATGCGCTGGGCGTCAGCGTAGGGTTCATGGTCATGGTGCTTGCCGTCGGCCTGGGCCTGGGAGAGGTGTTCAAGGCCTGGCCTGCGCTCTACACCGTACTGCGCTATGCCGGAGCGGGCTATCTGCTTTACCTGGCTTGGAAAATCGCCACCTCAGGGCCGGTTGGCACCGCTTCTGCGGCAGAGCCCAAGCCTATTGGCTTCTGGGCTGCGGCTGCTTTCCAATGGGTCAACCCGAAGGCCTGGGTCATGGCCATCGGCGCAATAACCACCTATACCCCGGCGCAAGGCTACGTCGCGAACGTGGTGGTCATCTCCGCCTTGTTCGCTTTGGTGAACCTGCCCAGCGTGGGGGTATGGGTCATGTTCGGCAGTGCGCTGCGCGGTCTGCTGCAGAACCCGCGCTGGCTGATGCTGTTCAATGTCCTGATGGCTGCACTGCTGGTCATTTCTCTCTACCCGCTGCTGTTTGTAGAATCGGCGTTTCACCCTTGA
- a CDS encoding alpha/beta fold hydrolase has translation MQLTPWSHDCSEGFTLRGWRSEPTGRPLLHVLHGNGFCSLAYQPLLMHLGLHFDLWLSDVQGHGDSDHGGPFRGWNRTAALAAEAFSAHVAEYGNVPRLAIGHSFGGVLTGLLLANEQQLFERAVLLDPVIFSRRMLFSMKLAACFGLNRHHALARKTAGRRSTWPDRPSAMTSLQGRGIFKGWTDAALQAYVAHAIAEGEGGVILKCRPSREVDIFSSYPSHLWSSLARISVPTRVVYGSQTYPYVQASAIRLAALNPHVSAQQVAGGHCFMQENPEAAAQEVLAFLRSSVLPIEHAGPFQVASP, from the coding sequence ATGCAACTGACACCGTGGTCCCACGACTGTAGCGAAGGGTTCACCCTGCGCGGCTGGCGCAGCGAGCCTACAGGGCGACCCCTGCTGCACGTTCTGCACGGCAACGGGTTCTGCTCGCTGGCCTATCAACCGTTGCTGATGCACCTGGGGCTGCACTTCGATCTTTGGCTCAGCGACGTCCAGGGGCATGGGGACAGTGACCACGGCGGCCCATTCCGTGGCTGGAACCGCACGGCCGCGCTGGCCGCCGAAGCCTTCAGCGCACACGTGGCTGAGTATGGCAACGTACCCCGGCTTGCCATCGGTCATAGCTTCGGTGGAGTGCTCACCGGGTTGCTGCTGGCCAATGAGCAGCAGCTGTTCGAGCGCGCGGTGCTACTCGACCCGGTGATCTTCAGCCGGCGCATGCTGTTTTCGATGAAGCTGGCCGCCTGCTTCGGGTTGAATCGGCACCATGCGCTGGCGCGCAAAACGGCCGGCAGGCGCAGCACCTGGCCGGACCGCCCCTCAGCCATGACTTCCTTGCAAGGGCGGGGCATTTTCAAAGGCTGGACCGACGCGGCATTGCAGGCCTACGTGGCGCACGCGATCGCCGAAGGCGAAGGGGGTGTAATACTCAAGTGCCGTCCAAGCCGCGAAGTGGACATTTTCAGTAGCTATCCGTCCCACCTGTGGTCGAGCCTGGCGCGTATCAGCGTGCCGACGCGTGTGGTGTACGGCAGCCAGACCTACCCTTATGTACAGGCCTCGGCGATACGGCTGGCAGCGCTCAACCCTCATGTCAGTGCGCAGCAGGTCGCTGGCGGACACTGTTTCATGCAGGAAAATCCTGAGGCTGCGGCGCAGGAGGTGCTGGCTTTCCTCCGATCCAGCGTCCTACCCATAGAACACGCTGGGCCGTTCCAGGTAGCTAGCCCGTGA
- a CDS encoding pirin family protein yields the protein MKTILNTHSNPAGHWVGDGFPVRSLFTYDDDVSRTSPFLLLDYAGPHTFASTSARRGVGSHPHRGFETVTIVYQGELEHRDSTGAGGVIGPGDVQWMTAADGIVHEEFHSRGFARSGGVLESVQLWVNLPARFKRAPAGYQTLASADIPTVDLGAGVGSLRVIAGEYQGASGPARTFTPMDVWDLNLEAGAILVLPVPAGRTAAVVSLQGGVRLNQVCEAGPCSVTILARDGADVLLEAPQDARVLVLSGEPIDEPVVAYGPFVMNTRDEIIESIEGFKSGKFGRMP from the coding sequence ATGAAGACAATTTTGAATACTCATTCCAACCCTGCCGGGCACTGGGTCGGCGATGGCTTTCCGGTCCGCAGCCTGTTCACCTATGACGACGACGTCAGTCGCACCAGCCCGTTTCTGCTTCTCGATTACGCCGGCCCCCACACCTTTGCCTCCACCTCGGCGCGCCGCGGGGTCGGATCTCACCCACACCGGGGTTTCGAGACGGTCACGATCGTGTACCAGGGCGAACTCGAGCACCGCGACTCCACTGGCGCTGGCGGGGTCATAGGACCGGGTGACGTTCAGTGGATGACCGCTGCAGACGGTATCGTTCATGAAGAGTTTCATTCACGTGGGTTCGCCCGCAGCGGCGGCGTGCTGGAGTCGGTGCAACTATGGGTGAACCTTCCGGCCCGGTTCAAGCGCGCGCCGGCCGGCTATCAGACTCTGGCCAGCGCCGATATCCCCACGGTGGACTTGGGTGCGGGCGTGGGCAGCCTGCGTGTGATCGCAGGAGAGTATCAAGGCGCGAGCGGCCCGGCTCGCACTTTCACGCCAATGGACGTGTGGGACCTGAACCTTGAGGCCGGCGCCATACTGGTGCTGCCCGTCCCGGCAGGCCGCACGGCTGCAGTGGTGAGCCTCCAAGGCGGTGTGCGGCTGAACCAGGTCTGTGAGGCTGGCCCGTGCTCGGTGACGATATTGGCCCGTGACGGCGCCGACGTGCTGCTTGAAGCCCCGCAGGACGCTCGTGTGCTGGTGCTGAGCGGCGAGCCTATCGACGAGCCGGTGGTGGCATATGGCCCCTTCGTGATGAACACGCGGGATGAAATCATCGAGTCCATCGAAGGGTTCAAGTCAGGGAAGTTTGGCCGGATGCCCTGA
- a CDS encoding DUF1652 domain-containing protein — translation MSLIGVSTLELRQMIEQACLPDRCEISCADGAHLTIRLGNGQDLTQAVTLCDVPLSSLNSSRDLVNLVGQLHAMRDGAPVYSKKLA, via the coding sequence ATGTCTCTGATAGGCGTATCGACACTGGAACTGCGACAGATGATCGAGCAGGCCTGCTTGCCAGATCGGTGTGAAATCAGCTGCGCCGACGGCGCACACCTGACCATCCGCCTTGGAAATGGTCAGGATCTGACACAAGCCGTCACGCTTTGTGATGTCCCGCTCAGCAGCCTCAACAGCAGCAGGGACCTGGTCAATCTGGTCGGCCAATTACACGCAATGCGCGACGGCGCTCCCGTGTACTCGAAGAAGTTGGCCTGA
- the alkB gene encoding DNA oxidative demethylase AlkB, whose protein sequence is MIQSDLDLFGAQPQHLAPCTVLLPGVALEDVEHVLDALRPILRCAPWRHMRTPGGLNMAVGLTNCGALGWISDERGYRYSPVDPLSGRPWPAMPPVLLTLATQCAARAGFEGFVPDACLINHYQPGIRLSLHQDRDEKDFSQPIVSLSLGLPAVFLMGGLQRSDRTQRIALNHGDVLVWGGEDRLRFHGVLPIKPGVHPRMGPRRINLTFRKAGA, encoded by the coding sequence ATGATTCAATCCGATCTGGACCTGTTCGGGGCCCAACCGCAGCACCTGGCACCCTGCACAGTACTGTTGCCAGGCGTCGCGCTGGAAGATGTCGAGCACGTGCTGGATGCGCTTCGCCCGATACTGCGTTGCGCGCCTTGGCGGCACATGCGTACCCCTGGCGGTTTGAACATGGCCGTGGGCCTGACCAACTGCGGCGCACTGGGTTGGATCAGTGACGAACGCGGTTACCGATACAGCCCCGTGGACCCGCTGTCTGGTAGACCCTGGCCGGCGATGCCGCCCGTACTGCTGACCTTGGCCACGCAGTGCGCTGCGCGTGCAGGATTCGAGGGCTTCGTACCGGATGCGTGCCTGATCAATCATTACCAACCAGGTATTCGCCTGAGCCTGCATCAGGACCGCGACGAAAAGGATTTCAGCCAACCCATCGTGTCCCTCTCGTTGGGTTTGCCTGCCGTATTCCTGATGGGTGGATTGCAACGTTCAGACAGAACCCAGCGTATTGCCTTGAATCATGGCGATGTGCTGGTGTGGGGTGGTGAAGACCGTCTACGCTTTCATGGTGTACTGCCCATCAAGCCTGGCGTGCATCCGCGCATGGGCCCGCGCCGCATCAACCTGACGTTTCGCAAGGCAGGCGCCTGA
- a CDS encoding gluconate 2-dehydrogenase subunit 3 family protein, producing the protein MSEHVPDNPRRDFLRKTLTLIPVVTVASTGIGLGSATALAEPVRQPDQPESKPAATAYHPAFFTPEEFAFVQAAVSRLIPADELGPGALEAGAAQYIDRQMGTAYASGGLWYMQGPFKADAAPELGYQLQLTPQQIYRLGIAGVHQWCLANGNKAFHARSPEQQDKVLAQLESGELTLQDVPAKAFFSLLLQNTREGFFCDPVHGGNQGMVGWKLIGFPGARADFMDWAERNERYPFPPVSIRGERA; encoded by the coding sequence ATGTCTGAGCACGTACCGGACAACCCCCGCAGGGACTTCCTGCGCAAGACCCTGACCTTGATACCAGTGGTAACGGTGGCCAGTACCGGCATTGGCCTGGGCAGTGCCACCGCACTGGCCGAGCCGGTACGCCAGCCCGACCAGCCCGAATCCAAGCCCGCTGCCACTGCCTACCATCCTGCGTTCTTCACCCCAGAGGAGTTCGCTTTTGTCCAAGCAGCGGTCAGCCGTCTCATTCCAGCCGACGAGCTAGGGCCTGGGGCCCTCGAGGCCGGCGCTGCGCAGTATATCGACCGCCAGATGGGCACTGCTTACGCCAGTGGCGGGCTGTGGTACATGCAAGGTCCGTTCAAGGCCGATGCGGCGCCAGAGCTTGGCTATCAATTGCAACTGACCCCGCAACAAATTTACCGCCTAGGTATCGCGGGTGTTCACCAATGGTGCCTGGCCAACGGTAACAAAGCCTTCCACGCGCGCAGCCCCGAGCAGCAGGACAAGGTGCTGGCGCAGCTGGAATCTGGCGAGCTGACTTTGCAGGACGTGCCGGCCAAGGCATTTTTCAGCCTGCTGCTGCAAAACACGCGCGAAGGCTTTTTCTGCGATCCAGTGCACGGCGGCAACCAGGGCATGGTCGGCTGGAAGCTCATCGGCTTTCCCGGAGCGCGCGCCGACTTCATGGATTGGGCCGAGCGCAACGAGCGCTACCCGTTTCCCCCTGTATCCATTCGCGGCGAGAGGGCCTGA
- a CDS encoding GMC family oxidoreductase yields MANALKKVDAVIVGFGWTGAIMAKELTEAGLHVVALERGPMQDTYPDGSYPQVIDELTYSVRKKLFVDLSKETVTIRHTVNDVALPYRQLGAFLPGKGVGGAGLHWSGVHFRVDPMELRMRSHYEERYGKSFIPQDMTIQDFGVSYEELEPYFDFAEKVFGTSGQAWTVKGELVGQGKGGNPFAPDRSNPFPLPSQKNVVSAQVFQKATASLGYHPYNLPSANTSGPYTNPYGAQMGPCNFCGFCSGYVCYMYSKASPNVNILPALRQVEHFELRPNAHVLKVNLDDSKQRATGVTYIDAQGREVEQPADLVILSAFQFNNVRLMLLSGIGKPYDPVKNEGVVGRNFAYQNMGTVKAFFDKDLHTNNFIGAGGNGVAIDDFNADNFDHGPHGFVGGSPMWVNQAGTRPIAGVGNPPGTPAWGSAWKKATADYYTHQISMDAHGAHQSYRGNYLDLDPTYRDAYGLPLLRMTFDWQENDIRMNQFMVGKLSAIAKAMNPKAIAVLGKQVNEHFNTATYQTTHLNGGAIMGTDPKTSALNRYLQCWDVHNVFVPGASAFPQGLGYNPTGLVAALTYWSARAIRERYLKNPGPLVAV; encoded by the coding sequence ATGGCCAATGCATTGAAGAAGGTGGACGCCGTGATCGTCGGCTTTGGCTGGACGGGGGCCATCATGGCCAAGGAGCTAACCGAGGCCGGCCTGCACGTGGTTGCGCTGGAGCGCGGGCCCATGCAGGACACGTACCCTGACGGCAGTTATCCGCAAGTCATCGACGAGCTGACCTACAGCGTGCGCAAGAAACTGTTCGTGGACCTTTCCAAGGAAACGGTGACCATACGCCATACCGTCAACGATGTAGCGCTGCCGTACCGCCAGCTGGGTGCGTTCTTGCCTGGCAAGGGGGTGGGCGGTGCCGGTTTGCACTGGTCGGGGGTGCACTTTCGTGTCGACCCGATGGAGCTGCGCATGCGCAGCCACTACGAAGAGCGCTACGGCAAATCGTTCATCCCCCAGGACATGACCATTCAGGATTTCGGCGTCAGCTACGAAGAACTGGAACCCTACTTCGACTTTGCCGAGAAGGTGTTCGGCACCTCTGGCCAGGCCTGGACGGTCAAGGGTGAGCTGGTCGGGCAGGGCAAAGGCGGCAACCCGTTTGCCCCAGACCGCTCCAATCCGTTCCCGCTGCCCTCGCAGAAGAACGTGGTATCGGCCCAGGTTTTCCAGAAGGCCACCGCGTCGTTGGGCTATCACCCTTACAACCTGCCCTCGGCCAACACATCCGGCCCGTACACCAACCCGTATGGCGCTCAGATGGGGCCGTGCAACTTCTGCGGCTTCTGCAGCGGCTACGTGTGCTACATGTATTCCAAGGCGTCGCCCAACGTGAACATCCTGCCAGCGTTGCGCCAGGTGGAGCACTTCGAGCTAAGGCCCAATGCCCACGTGCTGAAGGTGAACTTGGACGACAGCAAGCAACGTGCGACCGGCGTGACCTATATCGACGCCCAAGGCCGTGAAGTCGAACAGCCAGCTGACCTGGTGATCCTGTCGGCCTTTCAGTTCAACAATGTCCGCCTGATGCTGCTTTCTGGCATCGGCAAGCCCTACGACCCGGTCAAGAATGAGGGTGTGGTCGGGCGCAATTTCGCCTATCAGAACATGGGCACCGTCAAGGCCTTCTTCGACAAGGACTTGCACACCAACAACTTCATCGGCGCCGGTGGCAATGGCGTGGCGATCGACGACTTCAACGCCGACAATTTCGACCATGGCCCCCACGGCTTCGTCGGTGGCTCACCGATGTGGGTCAACCAGGCAGGGACACGGCCCATTGCAGGTGTAGGCAACCCCCCGGGCACCCCCGCCTGGGGCAGTGCCTGGAAAAAGGCCACGGCCGACTACTACACCCATCAGATCTCCATGGATGCGCACGGCGCGCACCAGTCTTACCGCGGCAATTACCTGGACCTGGACCCAACCTACCGTGATGCCTATGGCCTGCCGCTGCTGCGCATGACCTTCGATTGGCAGGAAAACGACATCCGCATGAATCAGTTCATGGTCGGCAAGCTCAGCGCCATCGCCAAGGCCATGAACCCCAAGGCCATTGCGGTGCTGGGCAAGCAAGTGAACGAGCATTTCAATACTGCCACCTACCAGACCACTCACCTCAACGGTGGGGCGATCATGGGGACTGACCCTAAAACCAGCGCCTTGAACCGCTATTTGCAGTGCTGGGATGTGCACAACGTGTTCGTGCCTGGGGCCTCGGCATTCCCGCAGGGGCTTGGCTACAACCCGACCGGCCTGGTCGCTGCGCTGACCTACTGGTCGGCGCGGGCCATTCGTGAACGGTACCTGAAGAATCCCGGCCCCCTGGTGGCGGTGTAA